The following proteins are co-located in the Mesorhizobium australicum WSM2073 genome:
- the virD4 gene encoding type IV secretion system ATPase VirD4 (The ATPase VirD4 is a core component of the VirB/VirD4 form of type IV secretion systems (T4SS), also known as type IVa secretion systems.), with protein sequence MPSTKTTTPNLAVSIACSLAVGFCAASLYATFRHGGGGEALMAFDVRAFWFETPFYLGFATPVFYRGAAIVLSTSVVVLLIQQVVLRRKLEHHGTARWARVDEMRRTGYLRRYRGVKGPVFGKTSGPFWPGYYLTNGEQPHSLIVAPTRAGKGVGVVIPTLLTFKGSVIALDVKGELFELTSRARKAAGDDVFKFAPLDSERRTNCYNPLLDLIALPPQLQFTEARRLAANLITAKGEGAEGFISGARDIFVAGILACIERGTPTIGAVYDLFAQPGEKFKLFAQLAMETRNKEAQRIFDDMAGNDTKILTSYTSVLGDGGLNLWADPAVKAATSRSDFSVYDLRRRRTCIYLCVGPNDLEVIAPLIRLFFQQIVSILQRSLPRPEEKHEVLFLLDEFKHLGKLEAIETAITTIAGYKGRFMLIIQSLSALTGAYGEAGKQNFLSNTGLQVFMATADDETPNYISKAIGEYTFEAKSISYSQARRFDWNIQNSHQGAPLLRPEQVRLLDDDYEIVLIKGLPPLQLRKVRYFSDRILKRIFEGQTGALPEPAPLTEAEEELSTDFRLDEPPRGLAQEFNDTV encoded by the coding sequence ATGCCTTCAACCAAAACGACGACCCCCAACCTAGCCGTTAGCATCGCCTGCTCGCTCGCCGTGGGCTTCTGTGCGGCAAGTCTGTACGCAACCTTCCGCCACGGCGGTGGCGGCGAGGCCTTGATGGCGTTTGATGTCCGTGCCTTTTGGTTTGAGACGCCCTTCTATCTGGGTTTCGCAACCCCCGTCTTCTATCGGGGCGCGGCTATCGTGCTCTCGACATCCGTGGTCGTCTTGCTGATTCAGCAGGTCGTGTTGCGCCGCAAGCTCGAACACCACGGGACGGCTCGTTGGGCTCGAGTGGATGAAATGCGACGCACCGGATATCTGCGACGATACCGTGGCGTGAAAGGACCGGTATTTGGGAAGACGAGTGGCCCTTTCTGGCCTGGCTACTACCTGACCAATGGCGAGCAGCCTCACAGCCTCATCGTTGCACCGACCCGCGCTGGCAAGGGCGTCGGCGTAGTCATTCCAACGCTACTTACATTCAAAGGCTCAGTGATAGCTCTGGACGTCAAGGGGGAGCTCTTTGAGCTCACCTCGAGGGCGCGCAAAGCCGCAGGCGATGACGTGTTCAAATTCGCGCCGCTGGATTCGGAGCGGCGCACGAACTGCTACAATCCACTGTTGGACCTTATAGCGCTGCCTCCACAGCTCCAATTCACGGAAGCCCGCCGCTTGGCCGCAAACCTGATTACGGCCAAGGGGGAAGGCGCGGAAGGTTTCATCAGCGGCGCGCGAGATATCTTTGTCGCGGGGATCCTTGCCTGCATCGAGCGGGGTACGCCGACAATCGGCGCCGTCTATGATCTCTTCGCCCAGCCGGGGGAGAAGTTTAAGCTCTTCGCGCAACTCGCGATGGAGACCCGGAACAAAGAGGCTCAACGCATCTTCGACGACATGGCGGGGAACGACACAAAAATACTGACCTCCTACACGTCAGTGCTCGGCGATGGCGGGCTCAATCTCTGGGCGGATCCCGCTGTTAAGGCGGCCACAAGTCGCTCGGACTTTTCGGTGTATGATCTTCGCCGTCGCAGAACGTGCATCTATCTTTGCGTTGGTCCGAACGACCTTGAGGTGATCGCGCCTTTGATACGCTTGTTTTTTCAGCAGATCGTTTCAATTCTACAGCGGTCGCTGCCCCGCCCGGAGGAAAAGCACGAGGTTCTCTTCCTGCTCGATGAGTTCAAGCACTTGGGTAAGCTGGAGGCGATCGAGACCGCAATTACGACTATCGCGGGCTACAAGGGGCGTTTCATGCTCATCATCCAAAGCCTTTCGGCACTGACAGGGGCTTATGGAGAGGCTGGCAAGCAGAATTTTCTCAGCAATACCGGCCTGCAAGTGTTCATGGCAACGGCCGATGACGAGACCCCAAATTACATTTCCAAAGCCATCGGTGAATACACGTTTGAAGCCAAATCGATTTCCTACAGCCAGGCGCGAAGATTCGATTGGAACATTCAGAATTCGCATCAAGGTGCACCGCTGTTGCGTCCCGAACAGGTTCGGCTGCTCGACGACGACTACGAGATCGTTCTCATCAAAGGTCTGCCACCATTGCAATTGAGGAAGGTGCGATATTTTTCGGACCGCATTCTGAAACGCATCTTTGAAGGCCAGACAGGCGCCCTCCCGGAGCCGGCACCGTTGACGGAAGCAGAGGAGGAACTCTCCACAGACTTTCGACTCGATGAGCCGCCGCGTGGATTGGCGCAGGAATTTAACGATACCGTTTGA